From Synechococcus sp. A10-1-5-1, a single genomic window includes:
- a CDS encoding pentapeptide repeat-containing protein: MTYIRLFSWLWAVVMLLSAPAMTMALDTSAGVGLQDRALFQDTVDYTLTNQSGKDFSGQQLANTSFAGAVGKAANFSGADLHGAILTQGAFPEANFNGADLSDVLLDRTDMSGTDLRNAVLVGVIASGSTFTGAQVENADFSDALLDRADQRSLCISASGTNPTTGVDTRASLGC, encoded by the coding sequence ATGACCTACATCCGTCTCTTCAGTTGGCTGTGGGCAGTGGTGATGCTGCTGTCGGCTCCGGCCATGACCATGGCCCTCGACACCTCTGCTGGTGTGGGACTGCAAGATCGGGCGCTGTTTCAGGACACCGTCGACTACACCCTCACCAACCAAAGCGGAAAGGACTTCTCTGGTCAGCAACTGGCCAACACCTCCTTCGCAGGGGCCGTCGGCAAAGCCGCCAACTTCAGTGGGGCCGACCTCCATGGCGCGATCTTGACCCAGGGGGCCTTCCCCGAAGCCAACTTCAACGGCGCTGACCTCTCGGATGTGCTGCTGGATCGCACCGACATGAGCGGCACCGACTTGCGCAATGCCGTCCTGGTGGGGGTGATCGCCTCCGGCAGCACCTTCACCGGCGCCCAGGTGGAGAACGCCGACTTCAGCGATGCCCTGCTTGATCGCGCCGATCAGCGCAGCCTCTGCATCAGCGCGTCTGGCACCAATCCCACCACGGGAGTCGACACCCGGGCCAGCCTCGGCTGCTAA
- a CDS encoding amidohydrolase family protein: protein MIAFGMDLGIEQRLQCLVPRALLDPERRDLPCGDAQGLLPVELRWQGDQLRSIEPCNQPGLPLALTPLVDPHVHLDKAFSWPDFPNYSGRMQAALEQNMQEGQERSAEQVLQRGERALDQAWRYGLRGLRSHIDSGGPCARPSWDALLQLQERWRDRIRLQLVALAPLPLWGQGEGLASARRVSAAGGLLGGVLGPPFPSSGRDGTDLDVLLRLAGELGCGIDLHIDESSEAPAAGVQLLVQRLERFHPGVPITCSHASSMGLLTARQARPLAHRLQRLGVAVVALPTTNFWLLGREQSVSSGFRPLAPLRLLQQEGVAVALGADNVQDPWYPGGDFDPLDLLRLSFRATHTPPWERQGLMPFTTTPARLLGLAWDGVLRVGGPADLLLTSAGSWPELLAQSPQRRVLRQGRWLPPPEQAHPDPRLANLV from the coding sequence TTGATCGCATTCGGGATGGATTTAGGCATCGAGCAGCGGCTGCAATGTTTGGTGCCGCGGGCCCTGCTGGATCCCGAGCGCAGAGATCTGCCCTGCGGCGATGCCCAGGGATTACTGCCGGTCGAGTTGCGCTGGCAGGGCGATCAGCTCCGATCGATCGAACCTTGCAACCAGCCAGGGTTGCCCTTGGCGCTGACCCCCTTGGTGGACCCCCATGTCCATCTCGACAAGGCTTTCAGTTGGCCGGACTTTCCCAACTACAGCGGCCGGATGCAGGCGGCGCTGGAGCAGAACATGCAGGAGGGGCAAGAGCGCAGTGCTGAGCAGGTCCTGCAGCGCGGCGAGAGGGCCCTGGATCAGGCCTGGCGTTATGGCCTGCGGGGGCTGCGTAGTCACATCGACAGCGGTGGCCCCTGCGCGCGGCCCAGCTGGGATGCCCTGCTGCAGCTTCAGGAGCGATGGAGGGATCGGATCCGCTTGCAGTTGGTCGCCCTGGCCCCGCTTCCCCTCTGGGGCCAGGGCGAGGGTTTGGCGTCGGCGCGGCGGGTGTCGGCCGCGGGTGGGCTTCTCGGTGGTGTCTTGGGACCTCCATTCCCCAGTAGTGGCCGGGATGGGACGGACCTGGATGTGCTGCTGCGGTTGGCCGGAGAACTGGGCTGCGGCATTGATCTGCACATTGACGAGTCCTCCGAGGCCCCCGCCGCTGGGGTCCAGCTTCTGGTTCAACGGCTCGAACGGTTTCACCCGGGGGTGCCCATCACGTGCAGTCACGCCAGCAGCATGGGGTTGCTGACTGCGCGGCAAGCTCGGCCGCTGGCGCACCGGTTGCAGCGCCTGGGGGTGGCTGTTGTGGCCTTGCCCACCACCAACTTTTGGTTGTTGGGCCGTGAGCAAAGCGTGAGCTCTGGTTTCCGTCCCCTGGCCCCCCTGCGCCTGTTGCAGCAGGAGGGGGTCGCGGTGGCGCTGGGGGCTGACAACGTCCAGGACCCCTGGTACCCCGGCGGTGACTTCGACCCGTTGGATTTGCTGCGTCTGAGTTTTCGCGCCACCCACACCCCCCCTTGGGAGCGCCAGGGCCTGATGCCGTTCACGACAACGCCTGCGCGCCTGTTGGGGTTGGCCTGGGACGGGGTGCTGCGGGTCGGAGGACCGGCGGATCTGTTGCTGACCAGCGCCGGTAGTTGGCCGGAACTGCTGGCCCAGTCCCCGCAGCGCCGGGTGTTGCGACAGGGCCGTTGGTTGCCGCCACCGGAACAGGCCCATCCCGATCCTCGGCTTGCCAATTTGGTCTGA
- a CDS encoding DUF4359 domain-containing protein produces the protein MTASAGDGRWTWAAAAGVAVLALAVTNPGTEDFESFAGDQLVRAASRELCAPGSLPLLARLVIQDCPQLVASQRTALGQLAAASSRRYNAGLFSIYTTELGGQTLLPGLTIPRYRAVTLGGAGQLLVVQSSEGAAPGLAQR, from the coding sequence ATGACTGCCTCCGCGGGTGATGGACGTTGGACCTGGGCGGCGGCGGCTGGTGTCGCCGTTCTGGCCTTGGCGGTGACGAACCCCGGGACAGAGGATTTCGAGTCATTTGCTGGCGATCAACTCGTGCGGGCTGCTTCCCGCGAGCTCTGCGCTCCTGGATCACTCCCTCTGTTGGCACGCTTGGTGATTCAGGATTGCCCCCAGCTGGTGGCGAGTCAGCGCACGGCGTTGGGTCAGTTGGCGGCGGCTTCGAGCCGCCGATACAACGCCGGTCTGTTCAGCATCTACACGACCGAGTTGGGCGGCCAGACCCTGTTGCCGGGACTCACCATCCCCCGCTATCGCGCTGTGACCTTGGGGGGCGCTGGCCAACTCTTGGTGGTTCAGAGTTCAGAGGGAGCGGCGCCGGGTTTGGCGCAGCGTTGA
- a CDS encoding folylpolyglutamate synthase/dihydrofolate synthase family protein, with protein sequence MSISDPFSELIAPFSRRGVDLGLNRIEAALAELGHPEQRFVALQVAGTNGKGSIATMVERIATAAGVRCGLYTSPHLLSWCERIRLPKGTIAEEELKRLLRRLQPVALRHDLTPFELITVSAFVAFAEAEVELAVLEVGLGGRLDATTVHPRRDVLAFASIGLDHIEHLGPTLEAIAQEKAAVMNPGAIAVSGPQAPEVTAVLQAQATARDCELRWRDPLPGQADGGPALGLHGDLQRSNAAVAIAAAEALREKGWAIPDDAVRRGLQQARWPGRLELRQFRGQALLIDGAHNPPAAAALRQELEPAQRRWLIGMQRHKDAPDLLRQLLEPGDQVRVVPLPEHASWSADELRPELPGIEEGANELSENLEWLVQSEGLPVACGSLYLVAALLPLLDPTD encoded by the coding sequence GTGTCCATCTCCGACCCCTTCAGCGAGCTAATTGCTCCCTTCAGCCGCCGGGGTGTGGATCTGGGGCTGAACCGAATCGAAGCAGCCCTCGCTGAACTGGGGCATCCAGAGCAGCGCTTCGTCGCCCTGCAGGTGGCTGGAACCAATGGCAAAGGGTCCATCGCCACGATGGTCGAGCGAATCGCTACCGCCGCCGGGGTGCGCTGCGGGCTGTACACCTCCCCCCATCTCCTGAGTTGGTGTGAGCGAATCCGCCTTCCCAAGGGAACCATTGCAGAGGAAGAGCTGAAACGCCTTCTGCGACGGCTGCAGCCCGTGGCTTTACGCCACGACCTCACCCCCTTTGAACTGATCACCGTCTCTGCCTTTGTCGCGTTTGCTGAAGCCGAGGTGGAACTGGCCGTCCTTGAAGTGGGACTCGGCGGCCGGCTCGATGCCACAACGGTCCACCCGCGGCGAGACGTTCTGGCCTTCGCCAGCATCGGCCTGGACCACATCGAACACCTCGGCCCCACCCTCGAGGCCATCGCCCAAGAAAAGGCTGCCGTCATGAATCCAGGGGCCATCGCCGTCAGCGGCCCCCAGGCCCCTGAGGTGACCGCGGTGCTTCAAGCGCAAGCAACGGCGCGAGATTGCGAGCTGCGCTGGAGAGATCCCCTCCCTGGCCAAGCTGATGGAGGCCCGGCCTTAGGACTCCATGGCGACCTGCAACGCAGCAATGCCGCCGTGGCGATCGCCGCAGCAGAAGCCCTGAGGGAGAAGGGCTGGGCCATCCCCGATGACGCCGTCCGCCGCGGCCTCCAGCAGGCCCGTTGGCCTGGTCGCCTCGAGCTCCGTCAGTTCCGCGGCCAGGCTCTGCTGATTGATGGGGCCCACAACCCCCCCGCCGCCGCGGCCCTACGCCAAGAACTCGAGCCCGCTCAGCGGCGCTGGTTGATCGGAATGCAACGGCACAAGGACGCCCCGGATCTACTGCGCCAACTGCTGGAACCCGGTGACCAGGTGCGCGTCGTCCCATTGCCAGAGCACGCCAGTTGGAGTGCTGATGAGCTGCGCCCAGAGCTCCCAGGCATCGAGGAAGGGGCCAACGAGCTGAGTGAAAACCTTGAGTGGCTTGTGCAATCGGAGGGGCTGCCGGTCGCCTGCGGTTCCCTTTATCTGGTGGCGGCACTCCTCCCACTGCTCGACCCGACAGACTGA
- a CDS encoding FAD-binding oxidoreductase: MQSTSDLPGSLPPGLPDPATSAQLEALASDLRAAGLPLLRSAGELESLAADGFVYSPVLQPLLCGLRAQIGVQVNAPEQVLQVAAACSRHGVSLTVRGAATGNYGQCIPLAGGLLLETSGLNRLRGVDATSGVFTAEPGIVLAELDRQLLAHGREQRLLPSTVRTASLGGYVAGGSGGIGSLRWGFLRDPGHLLGVEMVTLEAEPRLLQLDASAARPLNHAYGTNGIFTALTMASASAVAWRQWVLEFDEWSSALAAAQQLSASALELKALCLLEAAVAARLPWPQGCPGATGEGHRVLLLAAPDATSVLESWTLELGGRLSWSAPQGQSRGIPLRELTWNHTTLHVRSQDPGWTYLQLLLPQPEAPALEALRERWGDDLLWHLEAVRSQGRQRFACLPLVRWRGTRALQDLIDQARELGCLLFNPHVISVEDGGLGVVDADQVDAKRAYDPAGLMNPGKLRGWT, encoded by the coding sequence ATGCAGAGCACCTCTGACCTGCCGGGCTCCCTGCCCCCGGGCCTCCCTGATCCGGCGACGTCCGCCCAGCTCGAGGCCCTGGCCTCGGATCTTCGCGCCGCTGGATTGCCCTTGCTGCGGAGTGCGGGGGAGCTGGAGAGCCTGGCGGCGGATGGATTTGTGTATTCGCCCGTGCTTCAGCCCCTGCTCTGTGGTCTGCGCGCCCAGATCGGCGTTCAGGTGAATGCCCCTGAGCAGGTGCTTCAGGTGGCCGCGGCATGCAGCCGCCATGGGGTCAGCCTGACGGTGCGGGGTGCTGCGACGGGGAACTACGGCCAGTGCATTCCCTTGGCCGGTGGCTTGCTGCTGGAGACCAGTGGCCTGAACCGCCTGCGAGGGGTTGATGCCACCTCGGGGGTCTTCACTGCTGAACCCGGGATTGTCTTGGCGGAGCTCGATCGCCAGTTGCTCGCCCATGGCCGGGAGCAGCGTCTGTTGCCGAGCACGGTGCGCACCGCCAGCCTCGGCGGCTATGTGGCGGGAGGATCCGGCGGCATTGGTTCGCTGCGCTGGGGATTTCTGCGGGACCCCGGGCACCTGCTGGGGGTGGAGATGGTGACCTTGGAGGCCGAGCCGCGGCTGCTGCAGCTGGACGCCAGCGCCGCCCGTCCCCTGAACCACGCCTACGGGACCAATGGGATCTTCACGGCCTTGACCATGGCCTCCGCTTCGGCGGTGGCCTGGCGGCAGTGGGTGCTGGAGTTTGACGAGTGGTCATCGGCCCTGGCTGCGGCCCAGCAGCTATCCGCCTCTGCCTTGGAGTTGAAGGCCTTGTGTCTGCTGGAGGCCGCCGTCGCTGCGCGCTTGCCTTGGCCCCAGGGTTGCCCGGGCGCCACGGGCGAAGGCCATCGGGTGTTGCTCCTGGCGGCGCCGGATGCCACGAGCGTCCTGGAGTCCTGGACGCTTGAGCTCGGGGGGCGGCTGAGCTGGAGCGCTCCCCAAGGGCAGAGCCGGGGAATTCCGCTGCGGGAGCTGACCTGGAACCACACGACCCTGCATGTGCGCAGCCAGGATCCCGGTTGGACCTATCTGCAGCTGCTGTTGCCACAGCCGGAGGCCCCGGCTCTTGAGGCCCTAAGGGAGCGTTGGGGCGACGATCTGCTCTGGCATCTGGAGGCGGTCCGCAGCCAGGGCCGGCAGCGCTTCGCCTGTCTCCCGTTGGTGCGGTGGCGTGGGACCCGAGCTCTCCAGGACCTGATCGATCAGGCCCGAGAGCTCGGTTGCCTGCTCTTTAACCCCCATGTCATCAGCGTTGAAGACGGGGGCCTTGGGGTGGTGGATGCCGATCAGGTGGATGCCAAACGGGCCTATGACCCAGCGGGGCTGATGAATCCAGGCAAGTTGCGCGGCTGGACTTAG
- a CDS encoding DUF1611 domain-containing protein produces the protein MLSTERPVVLLQHGGLDNLSGKTGLAMLRYRSGPIVAVVDPDHAGESLEAVTGIQRSVPVLANLETALPYGPEVAVVGLAPSGGRLPMEMRGDVVQALRAGLSLASGLHSRLADDPEFAAIPLAPGQWIWDLRHEPADLEVATARCAALPGRRVLAVGSDMAVGKMSACFELQHCGLQQGRDVRFVGTGQAGILISGQGVALDAVRVDYAAGAVEAAVLKAAEGATADTLVLVEGQGSLCHPGSTATLPLMRGSQPTALLLVHRAGQTHVRTRPGAALVAIPPLPEVIAANEALAALARPDGWRPKVRAICLNTALLSEDQAEQERSSLQALTGLPVWDPVRQGPFELLEALG, from the coding sequence ATGCTGTCGACTGAGCGTCCAGTGGTGCTTTTGCAGCACGGCGGGCTCGACAACCTCTCTGGCAAAACCGGGTTGGCGATGCTCCGGTATCGCTCCGGTCCGATCGTGGCGGTGGTGGACCCGGACCACGCCGGGGAGTCCCTCGAGGCGGTCACCGGGATTCAGCGCTCCGTTCCCGTGCTGGCGAATTTGGAGACGGCATTGCCCTACGGCCCCGAGGTGGCGGTGGTTGGGTTGGCGCCCTCCGGTGGACGGCTGCCCATGGAGATGCGGGGCGATGTGGTCCAGGCCCTGCGGGCTGGGCTGAGCCTGGCCAGTGGTTTGCACAGTCGCCTGGCGGATGACCCGGAGTTCGCGGCGATTCCCTTGGCTCCAGGCCAGTGGATTTGGGATCTGCGCCATGAGCCAGCGGATCTTGAGGTGGCGACAGCCCGTTGCGCCGCCTTGCCCGGCCGGCGTGTGCTGGCGGTCGGCTCAGATATGGCCGTTGGCAAGATGAGCGCCTGCTTTGAACTGCAGCACTGCGGGCTGCAGCAGGGCCGGGACGTGCGCTTTGTCGGCACCGGCCAGGCAGGGATTTTGATCAGTGGCCAAGGTGTGGCCCTGGATGCTGTGCGCGTCGACTACGCCGCCGGTGCGGTGGAAGCGGCGGTGCTCAAGGCTGCTGAAGGGGCCACGGCCGACACCTTGGTTTTGGTGGAAGGGCAAGGGTCCCTCTGTCATCCGGGCTCGACGGCCACCCTGCCTTTGATGCGCGGCAGCCAACCCACGGCCCTGCTGTTGGTGCACAGGGCCGGACAGACCCATGTCCGCACCCGTCCCGGTGCCGCTTTGGTGGCAATTCCGCCGTTGCCAGAGGTGATTGCGGCCAATGAGGCCCTGGCCGCCTTGGCGCGCCCCGATGGATGGCGTCCCAAGGTGCGAGCGATCTGCCTGAACACTGCCCTCTTGAGTGAGGACCAGGCTGAGCAGGAACGCTCTTCTTTGCAGGCGCTGACAGGCTTGCCGGTCTGGGATCCCGTGCGTCAAGGACCCTTTGAGCTGCTGGAGGCCCTGGGCTAA